Proteins encoded in a region of the Tripterygium wilfordii isolate XIE 37 chromosome 21, ASM1340144v1, whole genome shotgun sequence genome:
- the LOC119989702 gene encoding F-box/FBD/LRR-repeat protein At5g56420-like → MDAMSSHKRSKSNSKRSISKLPDGILQRILSFLPTKDAVKTSLLSRRWEYLWTSIPNLEFKEDRPSDNFMPFVDRAISLHISDIKKFTLESYEGGDEPCIKRLIAAVVRRNVEELHIDTDEPQEPLQLPQCLFVSASLTRLDLSICCTLKFPPSISLSSLKHLRFEYITFTNDVSTQRFFSGCPALETICFDKCNWTNLCSVGLRAPKLWKLEIGNNGSYK, encoded by the coding sequence ATGGATGCAATGAGCAGTCACAAAAGGAGTAAATCAAACAGCAAAAGAAGCATAAGCAAGTTACCAGATGGGATTCTTCAACGCATACTCTCTTTCCTCCCAACGAAAGATGCTGTGAAAACAAGCCTTCTATCCAGAAGATGGGAGTATCTCTGGACATCCATTCCCAATCTCGAATTTAAAGAAGACCGTCCTAGTGACAACTTTATGCCCTTTGTGGATCGAGCGATTTCTCTTCATATCtctgatataaaaaaatttactcttGAAAGTTATGAGGGTGGTGATGAACCTTGCATTAAAAGGTTGATAGCTGCTGTAGTAAGACGTAATGTTGAAGAGCTACACATTGATACAGATGAACCTCAAGAACCTCTTCAATTGCCTCAATGCCTTTTTGTTTCTGCATCGCTTACTAGATTGGATCTATCCATATGTTGcactctcaaatttcctccttcAATTAGTCTCTCAAGTCTCAAACATTTACGTTTTGAGTATATCACATTTACCAACGATGTCTCAACTCAACGGTTCTTTTCTGGCTGCCCGGCTCTTGAGACAATTTGTTTTGACAAATGCAACTGGACCAATCTGTGTAGTGTGGGTCTTCGTGCTCCTAAGCTATGGAAATTGGAAATTGGAAATAATGGAAGTTATAA